aaaaaaaattgtgtgatTGATTACATTTTGAAATTTGGATACAAAAAGAAGCTTTTTGAATGACTTATTGCTTTCATGATAGTAtactttataaatgttttttttttttttaagcgaggaaaccctcctatgaacgaggactctcacatagaaggtaaaacctcgggtaatcaagcccccgggcgcgagacctggtaccgggtgaattgtgcattatgcgcaccgtctagtcacactccctttttgaacaatttggcatagccaggaattgaacccgagtgatgtgcttcattgggcaactcggtggccactcaggcaagcctgcgtgGTTTACTTTATGAATGTTAATAAGTATGGAGATTATATGTTTGCATTTGGTGTAGTTGATGACATTCAGGAGTAGTTTAAGAACATCAACGTTTGGTATAATGAAGCTTTATGATGTTACGTAATTACGAAAGTGAAATGAATTGAATCGGTTGTGTGTAATTGGTTAAAGTTTGTGACGTTTTTTACTTATGGTTATGGTTTTTGGAATACATGTGAAGATGTGTTTATATGTTGCAGAGGAATCTGAAACAGATAGTGAGGAGTCTGATGTTAGCGGTTCTGATGAGGATGATACTTCTTGGATTTCATGGTTTTGCAACTTGAGAGGAAATGAGTTTTTCTGTGAAGTTGATGATGAGTATATTCAAGATGATTTTAACTTGTGTGGATTAAGCAGTCAAGTTCCTTACTTTGATTACGCGCTTGATCTTATTCTTGATGTGGAATCATCCCATGGTAAGATATGCACTTGAGGTGATGATAATAGTTCTTAATTTTGCATAGTGTGGTGACTATATGTTAATGTGGCCTATGTGGTGATATTTGTTGATTGATGACTTGATATTCTTAGTTGTCAATTGTGACTAGACAAATATTTGCAGCATCAGGTTTCAAAAAATCATTTAATGCACTTTGTTATAAAAAAATGAGTTGTCTGAGGTATCAGAAATGCACTAATTAGCAGTTATAGGGTAATAGTTCATTAACGAACATGCCACATTACTTGTTCTAATATATACAACTTGCACAGCTTGTTGCTGTTTCAAACTTTTATATGTTGTATAATCAACTATACTATACTTTATAATCTCATCTTGAATATACTATCAACTTGCTACTGAGATAGTTAAGCTTGAAGTGGTATCAGTTATGATTATTGTACCAATTAGAATCCATGTTTACCCTTCCTCATGCCAATAATGGTTTTTGTTTGTCTATTTTAAAAAGAAGATATGTTCACCGAAGAGCAGAATGAGCTTGTTGAATCAGCAGCAGAAATGTTGTACGGCTTGATACATGTTCGGTATATATTGACTACCAAGGGAATGTCCGCAATGGTATAATTATCTTTGTTCTTCTCTGTCTTAATTTATACTTCACAAATtcagattttattttatatatcttaacttCTGCAGTTGGAGAAGTATAAAAACTATGATTTTGGACGGTGTCCAAGAGTTTATTGCTGCGGACAGCCTTGTCTTCCTGTTGGCCAATCAGACATACCACGCTCAAGTACTGTGAAAATATACTGTCCCAAATGTGAAGACATCTATTATCCTAGATCCAAATACCAAGGCAGTATCCTTAAATTTCATATATATGTGATTACCATTGTCAGTTTATATGTGTTTAATAAtatttatacggagtaatattcaATATATGTCTATACCATGGTTGCAAACGGAGCGGCTGATGCGGCGGTTTAGTGACTAGCCCGTCCCAATTCAAGAAAAACGTTTAATAAGTCGGCCAACGGTCCAAAGTCGGTCAACGTCAGTCTAAAGTCGACTTTTTTCCTGGCCTTGTTCTAGTGTAAACAAAAATCTTAAACCTATATAAAAATTAGATGGGAAAAACACTGGCTTAAATAGTAACCCTTTATATTAACAAAATACGGAGTACATTATAAAATGGTTCAATTGCATTGCTAATGTATTTGGGACTTATCATTCTTCGTATTACATGTTAATATGTATTTGTTCTATTATTAATATGAGTAAAATGATAGTTTAATGCGAGTGTGACTATTATTTTCCTTCACTTTTCATAGATATCGATGGTGCTTATTTCGGCACAACGTTTCCTCACTTGTTCTTGATGAGTTATGGTCACCTGAAGCCACAAAAGGCAACACAAAGCTACGTTCCGAGAGTCTTTGG
This genomic stretch from Rutidosis leptorrhynchoides isolate AG116_Rl617_1_P2 chromosome 11, CSIRO_AGI_Rlap_v1, whole genome shotgun sequence harbors:
- the LOC139876310 gene encoding putative casein kinase II subunit beta-4 isoform X2; amino-acid sequence: MYRDRGGSSSRSEMVGGGGIDRKRINDALDKHLEKTSSPSTSRVLNINNNKEKEKLTIPSTSAGAGKSFQQISSTKKKASDEESETDSEESDVSGSDEDDTSWISWFCNLRGNEFFCEVDDEYIQDDFNLCGLSSQVPYFDYALDLILDVESSHDMFTEEQNELVESAAEMLYGLIHVRYILTTKGMSAMLEKYKNYDFGRCPRVYCCGQPCLPVGQSDIPRSSTVKIYCPKCEDIYYPRSKYQGNIDGAYFGTTFPHLFLMSYGHLKPQKATQSYVPRVFGFKLHKP
- the LOC139876310 gene encoding putative casein kinase II subunit beta-4 isoform X1 — protein: MYRDRGGSSSRSEMVGGGGIDRKRINDALDKHLEKTSSPSTSRVLNINNNKEKEKLTIPSTSAGAGKSFQQISSTKKKASDEESETDSEESDVSGSDEDDTSWISWFCNLRGNEFFCEVDDEYIQDDFNLCGLSSQVPYFDYALDLILDVESSHEDMFTEEQNELVESAAEMLYGLIHVRYILTTKGMSAMLEKYKNYDFGRCPRVYCCGQPCLPVGQSDIPRSSTVKIYCPKCEDIYYPRSKYQGNIDGAYFGTTFPHLFLMSYGHLKPQKATQSYVPRVFGFKLHKP